A genomic segment from Klebsiella africana encodes:
- a CDS encoding alpha,alpha-trehalase has product MTSTDAHRPAALPSSLRLAIGGALIALMSLNAQAADGKTAPPPSPDILLGPLFNDVQSAKLFADQKTFADAIPNSDPLMILADYRMQKNQASFDLRHFVELNFTLPKENDTYVPPKGQTLRQHIDGLWPVLTRSTVEVEKWDSLLPLPKPYVVPGGRFREVYYWDSYFTMLGLAESGHWDKVEDMVANFAAEIDAWGHIPNGNRTYYLSRSQPPFFSFMVSLLATHDGDQVLKTYQPQLEKEYRYWMAGADALAPGSADKRAVRMADGALLNRYWDDSDTPRPESWLDDVKTAKSNPNRPATEIYRDLRSAAASGWDFSSRWMDNPQQLATIRTTSIVPVDLNALMFHLEKTLARASKASGDNAGATQYDALANARQQAIEKYLWNDKEGWYADYDLKTHKVRNQLTAAALFPLYVNAASRERATKVAAAAESRLLKPGGLTTTTVNSGQQWDAPNGWAPLQWVAVEGLQNYGQQKIAMEVTWRFLTNVQHTYDSKQKLVEKYDVSSTGTGGGGGEYPLQDGFGWTNGVTLKMLDLICPQEKPCDALPATRPATTPSPQDKPVAAPAANDPAPAEPQKTGS; this is encoded by the coding sequence ATGACGAGTACTGATGCACATCGTCCCGCCGCTTTGCCCTCTTCCCTGCGCCTGGCGATCGGCGGCGCCCTGATCGCCCTGATGAGCCTGAATGCTCAGGCGGCAGACGGCAAAACCGCGCCGCCGCCCTCACCGGATATTCTGCTGGGCCCGCTGTTCAATGATGTCCAGAGCGCAAAGCTCTTTGCCGATCAAAAAACCTTCGCCGACGCCATTCCTAACAGCGATCCGCTGATGATCCTTGCCGATTACCGGATGCAAAAAAACCAGGCCAGCTTTGACCTGCGCCACTTCGTCGAGCTGAACTTCACGCTGCCGAAAGAAAATGACACCTATGTGCCGCCCAAAGGGCAAACCCTGCGTCAGCATATCGATGGCCTGTGGCCGGTTCTGACCCGCAGCACCGTCGAGGTGGAAAAATGGGACTCGCTGCTGCCGCTGCCTAAGCCCTACGTGGTCCCCGGAGGACGCTTTCGCGAAGTCTATTACTGGGACAGCTATTTCACCATGCTGGGTCTTGCCGAAAGCGGTCACTGGGATAAAGTCGAAGATATGGTTGCCAACTTCGCTGCGGAAATTGACGCCTGGGGCCATATCCCCAACGGCAACCGCACCTATTACCTCAGCCGTTCGCAGCCCCCCTTCTTCTCCTTTATGGTGAGCCTGCTGGCGACGCACGATGGCGACCAGGTACTGAAAACCTACCAGCCGCAGCTGGAGAAGGAGTATCGCTACTGGATGGCCGGAGCGGACGCGCTGGCCCCCGGCAGCGCCGACAAACGGGCGGTGCGGATGGCGGACGGCGCGCTGCTCAACCGCTACTGGGACGATAGCGACACCCCGCGTCCCGAGTCCTGGCTTGACGACGTCAAAACCGCCAAAAGCAACCCGAATCGTCCGGCAACCGAGATCTATCGCGACCTGCGCTCCGCCGCCGCCTCCGGCTGGGATTTCAGCTCCCGCTGGATGGATAATCCGCAGCAGCTCGCCACCATTCGCACCACCTCGATTGTCCCGGTCGATCTCAATGCCCTGATGTTCCATCTGGAGAAAACCCTCGCCCGCGCCAGCAAGGCATCCGGAGACAACGCTGGCGCTACGCAGTACGATGCGCTGGCTAACGCCCGCCAGCAGGCCATTGAGAAATACCTATGGAATGATAAAGAGGGATGGTACGCCGACTACGATCTGAAAACCCACAAGGTGCGCAATCAGCTTACCGCGGCGGCGCTGTTCCCGCTGTACGTCAATGCGGCGTCACGCGAGCGGGCGACGAAAGTGGCCGCCGCCGCTGAGTCGCGCCTGCTCAAACCCGGCGGGCTGACCACCACCACCGTCAACAGCGGCCAGCAGTGGGATGCGCCGAACGGCTGGGCGCCGCTGCAGTGGGTGGCGGTCGAGGGGCTGCAAAACTATGGTCAGCAGAAGATCGCCATGGAGGTCACCTGGCGCTTCCTGACCAACGTGCAGCATACCTATGACAGCAAGCAAAAGCTGGTGGAAAAGTATGACGTGAGTTCGACCGGCACCGGCGGCGGCGGCGGGGAATATCCGCTGCAGGACGGCTTTGGCTGGACCAACGGCGTCACCCTGAAGATGCTGGATCTGATCTGCCCGCAGGAGAAACCCTGCGATGCGCTGCCCGCTACCCGTCCGGCGACAACCCCTTCACCGCAAGACAAACCTGTTGCGGCGCCCGCGGCTAACGACCCCGCCCCTGCGGAACCGCAAAAGACCGGCTCCTGA